One window of the Sphaerochaeta associata genome contains the following:
- a CDS encoding NUDIX hydrolase, with product MKIQLLGSEVSQQDQTIIPAISAGCRAIIEQDNCILFSCLTKRSQYLLPGGRIDLGESLQACVVRECLEELGMVVEVNRWLCSIEEKYGNGWFRNEYFVVDVKAQDLPLQLVKEEIALKLAPVWVPKDKVIQKLLQTPIDERWWEASNNLAIKHSHYREACALSVYFSTNLPKIPVYFEGSLSKVDVCTD from the coding sequence ATGAAAATTCAACTTCTAGGAAGCGAAGTCTCTCAGCAAGATCAAACAATCATTCCTGCAATCAGCGCTGGTTGTCGAGCAATCATTGAGCAGGATAATTGCATTCTGTTTTCTTGCCTAACAAAAAGAAGCCAGTACTTGTTGCCAGGAGGAAGAATCGATTTGGGTGAATCATTACAAGCCTGTGTCGTTCGCGAGTGCCTAGAAGAATTGGGAATGGTGGTAGAAGTAAACCGTTGGCTTTGTTCGATAGAAGAGAAGTATGGGAATGGGTGGTTTCGAAATGAGTACTTTGTTGTTGATGTCAAGGCACAAGATCTTCCCTTGCAATTGGTTAAGGAAGAAATTGCTCTCAAACTGGCTCCGGTTTGGGTGCCAAAAGATAAAGTAATACAAAAACTCCTGCAAACCCCAATTGATGAGAGATGGTGGGAAGCAAGCAACAATCTGGCAATTAAGCATAGCCACTATCGTGAGGCCTGTGCACTGTCTGTATATTTTTCAACCAACCTACCGAAGATTCCGGTATATTTTGAAGGTAGCCTTTCTAAAGTTGATGTCTGCACTGATTAG
- a CDS encoding HNH endonuclease: protein MHEFPKLNKRTRKREFSLYTEQERSAVVYYWLFSRKGFRELDTLCLGLDGRESHGWQSMGVAHYLGLDETHHGFFIQATPSYALTTLLLHRKEDPAFSLIYCYLRDWFVQHPQSDDLTEELAKEKDPDYHTDRVEASYWIKETLLSKAPQQEIDKKLLNLLSIDASDQTVKLGSKRYYYSKGALKQAVKYLYDFQCQICGTRIYRPGWVKTLSREEQWEFLNADAHHIQPLSQEGPDSLTNLLCLCPSCHRRFHTKQFTLLEHNCKVGCEDQVLHRSWEVLKKHPILLSHS from the coding sequence ATGCATGAGTTTCCCAAGCTGAACAAGCGAACACGAAAACGGGAGTTTTCCCTCTACACCGAACAAGAACGCTCGGCTGTGGTGTACTATTGGCTCTTCAGCAGAAAGGGGTTTCGTGAACTCGATACGCTGTGCCTCGGGCTGGATGGCAGGGAAAGTCATGGCTGGCAGTCGATGGGAGTCGCCCACTACCTGGGCCTCGATGAGACCCATCACGGGTTCTTCATCCAAGCCACACCTTCATATGCCTTGACCACCCTGCTCCTCCATAGGAAAGAAGATCCCGCCTTTAGCTTGATTTACTGCTACCTGCGCGACTGGTTTGTCCAGCATCCACAATCAGACGACCTTACGGAGGAATTGGCCAAGGAGAAGGACCCGGACTACCATACCGACCGTGTGGAAGCATCGTACTGGATCAAGGAAACGCTTCTGTCCAAGGCGCCCCAACAGGAAATCGACAAGAAATTGTTGAATCTGCTCTCCATCGATGCTTCTGACCAGACGGTTAAATTGGGGTCCAAGCGGTACTATTACAGCAAGGGGGCACTCAAGCAAGCAGTCAAGTACCTTTACGACTTCCAGTGCCAGATCTGCGGTACCAGGATTTATCGGCCTGGATGGGTGAAGACCTTGAGTCGTGAGGAGCAATGGGAGTTCCTCAATGCCGATGCCCACCATATTCAGCCTCTCTCCCAAGAGGGTCCTGACTCACTGACAAATTTGCTCTGTCTCTGTCCTTCCTGCCATCGACGTTTCCATACCAAACAGTTCACGTTGCTCGAGCACAACTGCAAAGTCGGCTGCGAGGACCAGGTCCTGCACCGAAGCTGGGAGGTACTGAAAAAGCATCCGATATTGTTGAGTCATTCATAG